The Fibrobacter sp. genome window below encodes:
- the gltB gene encoding glutamate synthase large subunit produces the protein MNAQALYDPMNEHDACGVGLVANINNVASHQIVLQGITVLKRLMHRGAAGGDPETGDGAGLLLSMPHKFFRKLYPTLPERYGVAMYFVDNSLDAVAFDAKIKEIAEAEGVKVLIYREVPVNPEKIGRTARETLPHIRQVFFDGSSFESDQAFDIKLYVVRRLMEKACKGLYVCSCSRRSIVYKGLLLASQIEGFYKDLNDLDFESPIALVHQRYSTNTFPTWPLAHPFRYLAHNGEINTLRGNLNSLRAREPHLKSEIIGDDLQKLLPLVPAGQSDSASLDNMFELLVAAGRSLPHAMMMLMPQAWGKKHYLGRDVRGFFEYESMLMEPWDGPAAVAFSDGVNAGAILDRNGLRPARYTLCKDGLFVMASETGVLDLHDDEVEEKGRLKPGEIIYLDLENHRILKNAEMKAQVARAKPYRRWVAENKMSVRGLFSEINPSDVPEDILVQQKRFGYSAEDLSIILQPMAKNGAEPIGSMGNDAALAVLSDKPQPLFNYFKQLFAQVTNPPIDPIREELVMSLTTYIGNHGNILEETPEQAHLIKIPRPIVTEDEIRRFENIGDKAFKAKVLKMQFPLGGNGEVLEAALQNLAGDAVRAVNDKFDIIVLSDKNIDWGYVPMPSLLATAAVNRALVEAGVRPEIGLIVQSGEVREVMHFALLLGYGATVINPYLAFESITNMCHNGDLDVDPVTAAANYVKAVDKGLLKIMSKMGISTLRSYRSAQIFEAVGLNHELIEKFLPGTASRIEGIGLEEIAREVGERQKVAFADASKVLQSGGQYAFRKEGEKHLWTPQSLAAFRQAVQGGDYEKFKVYSKLINDQSERQATLRGLFKFKQTTPIDINEVESRESILKHFVAGAMSLGSLSPEAHETIAIAMNRIGAMSNCGEGGEDPDRDTPAANGDIRSSAIRQVASGRFGVTIDYLRHAKDLQIKMAQGAKPGEGGQLPAHKVNEFVARIRHSIPNVSLISPPPHHDIYSIEDLAQLIYDLRNANPKARVSVKLVSEVGVGTIAAGVAKAHADVVLISGHDGGTGASPLTSIKHAGLPWELGIAEAEQTLVLNDLRGRIKLQVDGQLKTGRDIVVAALLGAEEFGFATNLLVSLGCVMDRKCHTNQCPMGIATQDPEFRKRFAGKPEYVENFLFFIADEVREILASLGLKSLAEACGRSDLLERDEAIAFYKAHNLDFSKIFETVNGGIKSFDKSFVKEELVNFDRRELLPFVADTLKSGAPVELCTVVHNTDRTVGTELSGEVDEHFGVKGLPEDTIKVHLHGVAGQSFGAFLAPGVTLDLEGEANDFMGKGLSGGKIVVRPPHNASFKAEDNVIAGNVIGYGGTSGKIFINGLAGERFGIRNSGMLLVSEGVGDHGCEYMTGGRVVVLGRVGVNFAAGMTGGFAYVYDETGHFDLSCNVDSADLESVLPGTDSESELLDIINQHVQATGSEKGKRILENWNSERPKFVKIFPIDYRNALAKKG, from the coding sequence ATGAACGCTCAAGCTCTCTACGACCCGATGAATGAACACGACGCCTGTGGTGTCGGCCTGGTCGCCAATATTAATAATGTCGCCTCGCACCAGATTGTGCTGCAGGGCATTACTGTTTTGAAGAGGCTCATGCACCGCGGTGCGGCAGGCGGAGACCCGGAAACCGGTGACGGTGCGGGTCTTTTGCTTTCTATGCCGCACAAGTTCTTCCGTAAGCTTTATCCGACGCTTCCTGAACGTTACGGCGTGGCGATGTACTTTGTGGACAATTCGCTCGATGCCGTGGCCTTTGACGCCAAGATTAAGGAAATCGCCGAGGCCGAGGGCGTGAAGGTCCTAATTTACCGCGAAGTGCCGGTGAATCCCGAGAAAATCGGCCGCACCGCCCGCGAGACCCTTCCGCATATCCGCCAGGTGTTCTTCGACGGTTCTTCCTTTGAATCCGATCAGGCGTTCGATATCAAGCTTTACGTGGTACGCCGCCTGATGGAAAAGGCCTGCAAGGGCCTGTACGTCTGCAGCTGCAGCCGCCGCAGCATCGTGTACAAGGGCCTGCTTCTGGCAAGCCAGATTGAAGGATTCTACAAGGACTTGAACGATCTCGATTTCGAGTCCCCGATAGCCCTTGTTCACCAGCGTTACTCCACGAACACCTTCCCGACATGGCCGCTCGCGCATCCGTTCCGCTACCTCGCGCACAACGGTGAAATCAACACCCTGCGCGGTAACCTGAACAGCCTGCGTGCCCGTGAGCCGCACCTGAAGAGCGAAATTATCGGTGACGACCTGCAGAAACTTCTGCCGCTTGTTCCGGCGGGTCAGAGCGACTCTGCTAGCCTTGACAACATGTTTGAGCTCCTCGTCGCAGCGGGCCGTAGCCTCCCGCATGCGATGATGATGCTCATGCCTCAGGCTTGGGGCAAGAAGCATTACCTGGGCCGCGACGTGCGTGGCTTCTTCGAATACGAATCCATGCTCATGGAACCGTGGGACGGCCCGGCCGCAGTCGCTTTCTCTGACGGCGTGAATGCGGGTGCGATTCTCGATCGCAACGGTCTCCGTCCGGCACGTTACACTTTGTGTAAAGATGGCCTCTTCGTGATGGCTTCCGAAACGGGCGTGCTCGACTTGCACGACGATGAAGTCGAGGAGAAGGGCCGCCTGAAACCGGGTGAAATCATCTACCTCGACCTCGAAAACCACAGGATTTTGAAGAACGCCGAAATGAAGGCTCAGGTGGCGAGAGCCAAGCCTTACCGCCGTTGGGTCGCCGAAAACAAGATGAGCGTCCGCGGCCTCTTCAGCGAAATCAACCCGTCCGACGTTCCGGAAGATATTTTGGTGCAGCAGAAGCGCTTCGGGTACTCGGCAGAAGACCTGAGCATCATTCTGCAGCCGATGGCCAAGAACGGTGCGGAACCTATCGGCTCCATGGGTAACGATGCCGCGCTTGCCGTGCTTTCGGACAAGCCGCAGCCGCTGTTCAACTACTTCAAGCAGCTGTTCGCCCAGGTGACGAACCCGCCTATCGACCCGATCCGTGAAGAGCTCGTGATGAGCCTTACCACTTACATCGGCAACCACGGCAACATTTTGGAAGAAACTCCGGAACAGGCGCACCTCATCAAGATTCCGCGCCCGATTGTGACCGAAGACGAAATCCGCCGTTTTGAAAATATCGGTGACAAGGCGTTCAAGGCGAAAGTGCTCAAGATGCAGTTCCCGCTCGGCGGAAATGGCGAAGTGCTGGAAGCCGCCTTGCAGAACCTCGCTGGCGATGCCGTGCGTGCGGTGAACGACAAATTCGATATCATCGTACTTTCGGACAAGAACATCGACTGGGGTTACGTGCCGATGCCGTCTCTCTTGGCGACTGCCGCTGTGAACCGCGCCTTGGTGGAAGCGGGCGTGCGCCCCGAAATCGGCCTGATTGTGCAGAGCGGTGAAGTGCGCGAAGTGATGCACTTTGCTCTGCTCCTCGGTTACGGCGCGACAGTCATCAACCCGTACCTCGCTTTCGAAAGCATCACCAACATGTGCCACAACGGCGACCTGGATGTGGACCCGGTGACGGCTGCTGCAAATTATGTAAAGGCAGTGGACAAGGGCTTGCTCAAGATCATGTCGAAGATGGGTATCTCGACGCTCCGCAGCTACCGCAGCGCTCAGATTTTCGAAGCGGTGGGCCTGAATCACGAACTCATCGAGAAGTTCCTCCCGGGTACGGCAAGCCGTATCGAAGGTATCGGCCTCGAAGAAATCGCCCGCGAAGTGGGTGAGCGCCAGAAGGTTGCGTTTGCCGATGCAAGCAAGGTCTTGCAGTCGGGCGGCCAGTACGCATTCCGCAAGGAAGGCGAAAAGCACCTATGGACTCCGCAGTCGCTCGCCGCGTTCCGCCAGGCGGTGCAGGGTGGCGATTACGAAAAGTTCAAGGTTTACAGCAAGCTCATCAACGACCAGTCTGAACGTCAGGCGACGCTCCGCGGGCTCTTCAAGTTTAAGCAGACGACTCCGATCGACATCAATGAGGTCGAAAGCCGTGAATCTATCTTGAAGCACTTTGTCGCGGGTGCCATGAGCCTTGGCTCCTTGAGCCCCGAAGCGCACGAAACGATTGCTATTGCCATGAACCGCATCGGTGCCATGAGCAACTGCGGTGAAGGTGGTGAAGACCCCGACCGCGATACTCCGGCCGCGAACGGCGATATCCGCAGTTCTGCGATTCGCCAGGTGGCATCGGGACGCTTTGGCGTGACGATTGACTACCTCCGTCATGCGAAGGATTTGCAGATCAAGATGGCGCAGGGCGCGAAGCCCGGTGAAGGCGGCCAGCTGCCGGCTCACAAGGTGAACGAATTCGTGGCCCGCATCCGTCACTCGATTCCGAACGTCTCCTTGATTTCTCCGCCGCCACATCACGATATTTACTCCATCGAAGACCTGGCACAGCTCATTTACGACCTGCGCAACGCCAACCCGAAGGCCCGTGTTTCCGTGAAGCTCGTCTCCGAAGTGGGCGTGGGTACGATTGCCGCGGGTGTCGCGAAGGCTCATGCCGACGTGGTGCTGATTTCCGGTCATGATGGCGGTACGGGCGCATCTCCGCTCACTTCCATCAAGCATGCCGGCCTTCCGTGGGAACTCGGTATTGCCGAAGCGGAACAGACGCTCGTGCTCAACGACCTGCGCGGTCGCATCAAGCTCCAGGTCGATGGCCAGCTCAAGACGGGTCGCGATATTGTGGTGGCAGCCCTCCTCGGTGCCGAAGAATTCGGATTTGCAACCAACCTGCTCGTGAGCCTCGGTTGCGTTATGGACCGCAAGTGCCATACGAACCAGTGCCCCATGGGTATCGCCACGCAGGATCCTGAATTCCGCAAGCGCTTTGCCGGCAAGCCCGAATACGTGGAAAACTTCCTCTTCTTCATCGCCGACGAAGTCCGTGAAATCCTCGCAAGCCTTGGCCTCAAGAGCCTTGCCGAAGCCTGCGGCCGTAGCGACCTTCTGGAACGCGATGAGGCGATTGCCTTCTACAAGGCCCACAACCTCGATTTCTCGAAGATTTTCGAAACCGTCAATGGCGGCATCAAGTCCTTCGACAAGAGCTTCGTGAAGGAAGAACTTGTGAACTTCGACCGCCGCGAACTCCTGCCGTTTGTGGCAGACACGCTCAAGAGCGGTGCTCCCGTGGAACTTTGCACGGTGGTGCACAACACCGACCGTACGGTGGGTACGGAACTTTCCGGCGAGGTGGACGAACACTTCGGCGTGAAGGGCCTCCCCGAAGATACCATCAAGGTTCACCTGCACGGTGTCGCGGGCCAGAGCTTCGGCGCATTCCTCGCTCCGGGTGTCACGCTCGACCTCGAAGGCGAAGCGAACGACTTTATGGGCAAGGGCCTCTCGGGTGGTAAGATTGTCGTGCGCCCGCCGCACAACGCAAGCTTCAAGGCCGAAGACAACGTGATTGCCGGTAACGTCATCGGTTACGGCGGAACCTCGGGCAAGATCTTCATCAATGGTCTTGCGGGTGAACGCTTCGGTATCCGTAACTCGGGCATGCTCCTGGTATCGGAAGGCGTGGGCGACCACGGCTGTGAATACATGACGGGCGGCCGCGTGGTGGTGCTCGGTCGTGTAGGCGTGAACTTCGCCGCGGGTATGACGGGCGGATTTGCCTACGTGTACGACGAAACGGGCCATTTCGACTTGAGCTGCAACGTGGATTCCGCTGACCTCGAAAGTGTACTTCCGGGAACCGACAGCGAAAGCGAACTGCTCGATATCATTAATCAGCACGTCCAGGCGACGGGCAGCGAGAAGGGCAAGCGCATTCTCGAAAACTGGAACAGCGAACGCCCGAAATTCGTGAAGATATTCCCGATCGACTACCGCAACGCTTTGGCAAAGAAGGGATGA
- a CDS encoding NAD(+) synthase, with amino-acid sequence MFGFYRFASISPLLKVADTAFNTDEIIKSAKIAVSNGAAFVVFPELCITGYTCGDLFHQELLLRNSTRALKRIAEAFDDSDAVIAVGLPLRIFGRLYNCAAFVQRGKVIAVTPKIHLPNQREFYEKRHFSSGRDLLRGACGVTAGNAAGYTNVAGAVTCTIEGVGEAPVTNFITVKGCGTFSAVDGCASDDGAKAANCDGSEVRIGVELCEDLWTPAPPSGELALAGANVIVNLSASDALVGKRDYRRNLVLNQSARCMAAYVYASAGVHESTTDMVFSGHLMIAENGSMLAESKPFSRETEIVYADVDVQRLNMQRLSEGSFQDFDGRAIISRAATLEGLRACDKLEYRFVSPTPFVPGNLASRDVSCTEIFNIQCAGLAKRLEATRSKRAVIGLSGGLDSTLALLVVAETFKLLNRPASEILALTMPGFGTTKRTKNNAVELANLLGVELRTVDIQKACLQHFADIGHDPQKLDVTYENVQARERTQILMDIANSEGGIVIGTGDLSEIALGWSTYNADHMSMYAVNCDIPKTLVRHIVSWYADRSAAHLETGEVSTPNGDAAHLASSEQLAAVLRDILDTPVSPELLPADSSGQIAQKTESILGSYEIHDFFLYHFAKYGATPEKLRFLAKYAFAGKHTDEEIDKALAVFIRRFFTQQFKRSCIPDGPKVGTISLSPRADWRMPSDASASDWL; translated from the coding sequence ATGTTTGGATTCTATCGATTTGCAAGCATTTCTCCGCTGTTGAAGGTGGCCGATACCGCCTTCAATACGGATGAGATTATCAAAAGCGCGAAAATTGCCGTCTCTAACGGGGCGGCTTTTGTCGTTTTCCCTGAGTTGTGTATTACGGGCTATACCTGCGGTGACTTGTTCCACCAAGAACTTCTGTTGCGGAACAGTACCCGTGCGCTAAAGCGGATTGCGGAAGCTTTCGACGATAGCGATGCGGTAATTGCTGTGGGCTTGCCATTGCGCATTTTTGGCAGGCTGTACAACTGCGCGGCCTTTGTGCAGCGCGGCAAGGTGATTGCGGTAACGCCCAAGATTCATTTGCCGAACCAGCGCGAGTTCTACGAGAAAAGGCATTTTTCGAGCGGACGCGATTTGTTGCGCGGGGCGTGCGGGGTTACGGCTGGTAATGCCGCGGGCTATACAAATGTCGCGGGTGCCGTAACGTGCACGATAGAAGGCGTGGGCGAAGCGCCTGTCACTAATTTCATTACGGTGAAGGGCTGCGGAACTTTTAGCGCGGTTGATGGCTGCGCAAGCGACGACGGCGCGAAGGCTGCAAATTGCGATGGTTCCGAAGTCCGCATAGGCGTGGAACTTTGTGAAGACTTGTGGACTCCGGCACCTCCGAGCGGAGAACTCGCTCTCGCGGGAGCGAACGTCATCGTGAATCTCTCCGCAAGCGATGCGCTGGTAGGCAAGCGCGATTACCGCAGGAATCTCGTGTTGAACCAGTCGGCGCGTTGCATGGCCGCATACGTGTATGCTTCTGCCGGAGTGCACGAATCTACGACGGACATGGTGTTCAGCGGGCACTTGATGATTGCGGAAAACGGCAGCATGCTCGCCGAAAGCAAACCCTTCTCGCGTGAGACCGAAATCGTCTATGCCGACGTGGATGTACAACGCCTGAATATGCAGCGCCTAAGCGAAGGATCGTTCCAGGATTTCGACGGCCGTGCCATCATCTCGCGGGCGGCGACACTTGAAGGACTGCGCGCGTGTGACAAGCTCGAATACCGTTTTGTCTCTCCGACGCCCTTTGTGCCCGGCAATCTCGCAAGCCGCGATGTATCTTGCACTGAAATTTTCAATATACAATGTGCGGGGTTGGCAAAGCGACTCGAGGCGACACGCAGCAAACGTGCGGTCATCGGCCTTTCTGGCGGCCTCGATTCAACGCTCGCACTTCTTGTAGTCGCGGAAACATTCAAACTGTTGAACCGTCCCGCATCAGAAATACTTGCGCTCACGATGCCTGGGTTCGGTACCACCAAGCGCACCAAGAACAACGCGGTAGAACTCGCGAATCTTTTGGGCGTGGAGCTTCGCACGGTCGATATCCAGAAGGCGTGCCTCCAGCATTTTGCCGATATCGGGCATGACCCGCAAAAGCTCGACGTGACTTACGAGAACGTGCAGGCCCGCGAACGCACGCAAATCCTGATGGATATCGCGAACAGCGAGGGCGGAATCGTCATCGGTACGGGCGACCTCTCCGAAATCGCGCTGGGCTGGAGCACCTACAACGCCGATCACATGTCCATGTATGCGGTCAACTGCGATATTCCCAAGACGCTCGTGCGCCACATCGTGAGTTGGTACGCCGACAGGTCCGCGGCGCATCTTGAAACCGGCGAAGTTTCCACACCGAACGGAGATGCCGCGCATCTCGCTTCCAGCGAGCAACTCGCCGCAGTCCTTCGCGACATCCTCGATACACCCGTCTCTCCGGAATTATTGCCCGCCGATTCAAGCGGCCAGATTGCGCAAAAAACCGAAAGCATTCTCGGTTCCTACGAAATTCACGACTTCTTCCTGTACCATTTTGCGAAATACGGCGCCACTCCCGAAAAGCTCCGCTTCCTCGCGAAATACGCTTTCGCAGGCAAACATACCGACGAAGAAATCGACAAGGCGCTCGCCGTCTTCATAAGGCGATTCTTTACGCAGCAGTTCAAGCGCAGTTGCATTCCCGATGGACCGAAGGTCGGAACCATCTCGCTTTCGCCCCGCGCCGACTGGCGCATGCCCAGCGACGCTTCCGCATCCGATTGGCTTTAA
- a CDS encoding P-II family nitrogen regulator, translating to MKLVTAYIQPERLNLVKQALYEKNIFKMSVTNVLGCGQQKGYNQRFRGVVTEVNLLKKICLKIAVNDDFVQPCIDAIIAGARTGEIGDGKIFVTSLEQCIRIRTGETGSDAIG from the coding sequence ATGAAGCTTGTCACGGCATACATACAACCAGAACGATTAAACCTCGTAAAGCAAGCCCTTTACGAAAAGAACATTTTCAAGATGTCTGTCACGAACGTGCTCGGCTGCGGCCAGCAGAAGGGTTACAATCAACGTTTCCGTGGTGTCGTTACCGAAGTCAACCTGCTTAAGAAAATTTGCTTGAAGATTGCGGTAAACGATGACTTTGTGCAGCCTTGTATCGATGCGATTATCGCGGGGGCCCGTACCGGCGAAATCGGCGACGGAAAGATTTTCGTCACGAGCCTGGAACAGTGCATCCGCATCCGTACTGGTGAAACTGGGTCGGATGCAATTGGTTAA
- a CDS encoding glutamate synthase subunit beta: MEQVTRIQDIYRPVEERIKDNKEVERRLTSIDVINQAGRCHTCGIPFCHGAGCPLGNLVPEFNAAIAAGNAERAYDIISKTAFFPEFTGRVCPALCESACTGNVHNDPVMVRQIEKFIIETAFEEGRVVLPAAEPNGKSAAVIGSGPSGLFAAEALRRKGYAVTVYEKREKAGGLLRYGIPNWKLDKSIIDRRIALLEAAGIKFVYNTEIGKDIAAEYIHKNFDEVFLAIGTPNARDLKIPGREAEGIFLALDFLHGAEMPGEANPEKFSAKGRKVLVIGGGDTGNDCVGKAIREGCESVLQVEFMPKPPEERSPSTPWPDWPYMLRTSYAQHEGGERRWNVSSKQFIVKDGRVAGVEAVRVEWEMSPQGRPLKPNEVPNSTEVIDTDLVVLAMGFTGVPAEGIVNDLGLQLTPRTAIIADPARHIHAVGDCANGASLVVRAMADAKAKVAALK; encoded by the coding sequence ATGGAACAAGTAACCCGAATTCAAGATATCTACCGCCCTGTCGAAGAGCGCATCAAGGACAACAAGGAAGTCGAACGCAGGCTCACTTCAATTGATGTCATAAACCAGGCGGGCCGCTGCCACACATGCGGTATCCCGTTCTGCCATGGCGCAGGTTGCCCGCTGGGAAACCTCGTCCCCGAATTCAATGCGGCGATTGCCGCGGGGAATGCGGAACGCGCCTATGATATCATCAGCAAGACGGCTTTCTTCCCGGAGTTTACGGGCCGCGTGTGCCCCGCGCTTTGCGAGTCCGCTTGTACCGGCAACGTGCATAACGACCCGGTGATGGTTCGCCAAATCGAAAAGTTCATCATCGAGACCGCTTTCGAAGAAGGCCGCGTGGTGCTCCCGGCTGCAGAACCCAACGGAAAGTCCGCCGCGGTTATCGGCTCGGGTCCTTCGGGCCTGTTTGCCGCCGAGGCGCTCCGCCGCAAGGGTTATGCGGTTACGGTTTACGAAAAACGTGAAAAGGCGGGTGGCCTGCTGCGTTACGGTATCCCGAACTGGAAACTTGACAAGTCTATTATCGACCGTCGCATTGCTCTGCTCGAGGCCGCCGGAATCAAGTTCGTCTACAATACCGAAATAGGGAAGGACATCGCGGCGGAATACATCCACAAGAATTTTGACGAAGTCTTCCTCGCGATTGGAACCCCGAATGCGCGCGACCTGAAAATCCCGGGCCGCGAAGCCGAAGGCATTTTCCTCGCTCTTGACTTCTTGCACGGTGCCGAAATGCCGGGCGAAGCGAATCCCGAAAAGTTCAGCGCGAAAGGCCGCAAGGTCCTGGTCATCGGCGGTGGCGATACGGGTAACGACTGCGTGGGCAAGGCCATCCGTGAAGGATGCGAAAGCGTGCTTCAGGTGGAATTCATGCCGAAGCCGCCCGAGGAACGTTCTCCGTCTACGCCGTGGCCCGATTGGCCGTACATGCTGCGTACCAGCTACGCCCAGCACGAAGGTGGCGAGCGCCGTTGGAATGTTTCTTCCAAGCAGTTCATCGTGAAGGACGGTCGCGTGGCCGGAGTGGAAGCGGTTCGCGTGGAATGGGAAATGTCCCCGCAAGGTCGCCCGCTCAAGCCGAACGAAGTCCCGAATTCTACCGAGGTCATCGATACCGATTTGGTGGTACTCGCCATGGGCTTTACCGGCGTGCCTGCCGAAGGCATCGTGAACGATTTGGGCCTGCAACTCACTCCGCGTACGGCGATTATTGCAGACCCGGCCCGTCATATTCATGCGGTGGGTGACTGTGCGAACGGAGCCTCCCTCGTGGTGCGCGCCATGGCCGACGCGAAGGCGAAAGTTGCCGCCCTCAAGTAG
- a CDS encoding ammonium transporter, with protein sequence MNEVANVATVSDAIFMTENIWIMISAMLVFVMGLGFACVEAGLVRAKCAANVAFKNIAVPAIGITMYALLGFGLMYPGTFNGILGFAGFGIGDWADPSKFTAAYNGHFTLFADWLFQAMFAATAATIVSGAVAERVKLNSFLVFTVVYVALVYPIVGSWTWGGGWLSTIGKAGFHDLAGSTLVHSVGGWAALAGVMILGPRIGKYVNGKVHAIPAHNIPLATVGVFMLWFGWWGFNAGSALSGDPKATSWILVTTNLAAVAGIITATLTSWIVSKKPDATMALNGCLAGLVAITAGADVVTPLSSWIIGAIAGVLVVGAVFMFDRLHLDDPVGALSVHLVNGVWGTIAVGIFDMTGNYSVLTQLIGVAAYALPCFGAASLIFFVIKKTMGLRVTERQELRGLDQSEHGQESYSGFQIFSNM encoded by the coding sequence ATGAACGAAGTAGCAAATGTCGCAACCGTCAGCGATGCAATCTTTATGACGGAAAACATCTGGATCATGATCAGCGCCATGCTGGTGTTCGTCATGGGTCTCGGTTTCGCCTGCGTCGAAGCGGGTCTTGTCCGCGCCAAATGCGCTGCAAACGTCGCCTTCAAGAACATCGCGGTCCCCGCCATCGGTATCACGATGTACGCCCTGCTCGGCTTTGGCCTCATGTATCCGGGCACATTCAACGGAATCCTCGGTTTCGCCGGCTTCGGCATTGGCGACTGGGCAGATCCCTCTAAGTTCACCGCTGCCTACAACGGTCACTTCACACTGTTTGCCGACTGGCTGTTCCAGGCAATGTTCGCCGCCACTGCCGCGACGATTGTGTCCGGTGCCGTGGCTGAACGCGTGAAGCTCAACTCCTTCCTCGTATTCACGGTTGTCTACGTGGCCCTTGTCTACCCGATCGTGGGTAGCTGGACATGGGGCGGCGGCTGGCTCTCCACCATCGGCAAGGCTGGCTTCCATGATCTCGCCGGTTCTACCCTCGTTCACTCCGTGGGTGGCTGGGCAGCTCTCGCCGGCGTGATGATCCTCGGACCGCGTATCGGCAAGTATGTGAACGGCAAGGTTCACGCCATTCCGGCTCACAACATTCCGCTCGCCACTGTCGGTGTGTTCATGCTGTGGTTCGGCTGGTGGGGATTCAACGCCGGTTCTGCCCTGAGCGGTGATCCGAAGGCTACTAGCTGGATTCTCGTGACCACGAACCTCGCCGCTGTTGCCGGTATCATTACCGCAACTCTCACGAGCTGGATTGTTTCGAAGAAGCCGGACGCCACCATGGCCCTCAACGGATGCCTTGCCGGCCTCGTAGCAATCACTGCCGGTGCCGACGTGGTGACCCCGCTTTCCTCCTGGATTATCGGTGCCATCGCTGGCGTGCTCGTTGTCGGTGCGGTGTTCATGTTCGACCGCCTGCACTTGGACGACCCGGTCGGTGCTCTCTCGGTTCACCTGGTGAACGGCGTGTGGGGTACGATCGCCGTGGGTATCTTCGACATGACCGGCAATTACAGCGTGCTCACTCAGCTCATCGGTGTCGCCGCCTACGCCCTCCCCTGCTTCGGTGCCGCTAGCCTGATATTCTTCGTCATCAAGAAGACCATGGGCCTGCGCGTCACGGAACGTCAAGAACTCCGCGGCCTCGACCAAAGCGAACACGGACAAGAATCCTACAGCGGATTCCAAATCTTCAGCAACATGTAA